The Melospiza melodia melodia isolate bMelMel2 chromosome 7, bMelMel2.pri, whole genome shotgun sequence genome has a segment encoding these proteins:
- the SMIM44 gene encoding small integral membrane protein 44: protein MALAGGVALPGTGGAPGPRRLLQSPPEEDGVLYVDYRPPALDSIHLPRYVLYLMMAATLVLVVAYAIVGHLIKDLVHDFADWAFGPKPEEKAEMAEGPVLEAEWLEEDEVLVEQKVEDEGSGILPGTDVPLQLLAPRSSVSFADPPKKRFF, encoded by the exons atggccctggcagggggtgtCGCCCTCCCTGGCACCGGGGGGGCACCGGGGCCTCGGCGCTTGCTGCAGTCGCCCCCCGAGGAGGACGGGGTGCTGTACGTGGACTACAGGCCCCCTGCCCTGGACAGCATCCACCTGCCCCGCTATGTGCTCTACCTGATGATGGCCGCCAcgctggtgctggtggtggcaTATGCCATCGTGGGGCACCTCATCAAGGACCTGGTGCACGACTTTGCCG ACTGGGCATTTGGACCCAAGccagaggagaaggcagagatggccGAAGGCCCCGTGCTGGAGGCAGAGTGGCTGGAGGAGGATGAGGTGCTGGTGGAGCAGAAGGTGGAGGATGAAGGCAGCGGAATCCTGCCCGGCACGGAcgtcccgctgcagctgctcgcTCCCCGCAGCTCCGTCTCCTTTGCTGACCCCCCCAAGAAGAGATTCTTCTAG
- the LOC134420626 gene encoding uncharacterized protein LOC134420626, whose translation MTLLIAHRRRTSCCFYPRAWPSLRSTDWWEQVVLKEFGPQDWLEKFRMSRETFFYICNQLRPGLAPHSAHFHPTLPLEKRVAVALWHLATNVEYQTLSPLFGVGPSTVQSCVREVSYAVVLLLKPLYLRLPDEKELENMARIFCTRWGFPHCIGALDSLHIPIHPPLRLTSDYCNGQGWHSILTQATVDGLGQFWDVSTAFPGSMENSAVLESSSLWVLAKEGRLCPNPPKHFMGKAQKYVLLGDATYPLQDWILKPYQEDENLTQRQLQFNYRLKRAHSVIENAFLRLKARWQILLKCDDCSLELLPTLVLACCILHNVCEAHDNPFNEEWLEGAEPTELPKPCQPAPAAMEDNRAEQVRELMCQYFESCGEG comes from the exons ATGACG CTCCTCATCGCTCACCGGAGGAGAACCAGCTGCTGCTTCTACCCCCGCGCCTGGCCCAGCCTCAGGAGCACGGACTGGTGGGAGCAGGTGGTCCTGAAGGAGTTTGGGCCCCAGGACTGGCTGGAGAAGTTTCGGATGTCCAGGGAGACTTTTTTCTACATCTGCAACCAGCTGCGGCCTGGGCTGGCTCCGCACAGCGCGCACTTCCACCCAACCCTGCCGCTGGAGAAGAGGGTGGCCGTGGCCCTGTGGCACTTGGCCACCAACGTGGAGTACCAGACTCTGAGCCCGCTCTTCGGTGTGGGGCCCTCCACGGTGCAGAGCTGCGTGCGGGAGGTGAGCTACGCCGTGGTCTTGCTGCTGAAGCCGCTTTACCTGCGGCTGCCCGACGAGAAGGAGCTGGAGAACATGGCGCGCATCTTCTGCACGCGCTGGGGCTTCCCGCACTGCATCGGGGCGCTGGACAGCCTGCACATCCCCATCCACCCGCCCCTGCGCCTCACCTCCGACTACTGCAACGGCCAGGGCTGGCACTCCATCCTCACTCAGGCCACCGTGGACGGGCTGGGCCAGTTCTGGGACGTCTCCACCGCCTTCCCAGGCAGCATGGAGAACAGCGCGGTCCTGGAGAGCTCCAGCCTGTGGGTGCTGGCCAAGGAGGGCCGGCTGTGCCCCAACCCTCCCAAGCATTTCATGGGGAAGGCACAGAAGTACGTGCTGCTGGGCGATGCCACGTACCCCCTGCAGGACTGGATCCTCAAGCCCTACCAGGAGGACGAGAACCTGACCCAGCGCCAGCTGCAGTTCAACTACCGCCTGAAGCGGGCCCACAGCGTGATCGAGAACGCCTTCCTGCGCCTCAAGGCGCGCTGGCAGATCCTCCTCAAGTGCGACGactgcagcctggagctgctgcccaccctggTCCTCGCCTGCTGCATCCTGCACAACGTCTGCGAGGCCCACGACAACCCCTTCAACGAGGAGTGGCTGGAGGGCGCTGAGCCCACGGAGCTGCCCAAGCCCTGCCAGCCCGCGCCGGCCGCCATGGAGGACAACCGGGCCGAGCAAGTGCGTGAGCTGATGTGCCAGTACTTCGAGAGCTGCGGGGAGGGCTga
- the SMIM24 gene encoding small integral membrane protein 24, with protein MPKLLQPLSLLLLLVLASTAQGQTGTGPKVLQPWLIGLTAVVVFLFVVFVVLLINRLWSLRKKRKENGHQETLETDRLERSGHVNPAAEDWEELKDDREQSKPVATSL; from the exons ATGCCGAAGCTCTTGCAGCCCCTgtcgctcctgctcctgctcgtccTCGCTTCCACCGCCCAGGGACAGACTG GCACGGGCCCCAAGGTGCTGCAGCCGTGGCTCATTGGCCTGACCGCCGTCGTCGTCTTCCTCTTCGTTGTCTTCGTCGTGCTGCTCATTAACCGGCTCTGGAGTCTCAGGAAGAAGAG GAAGGAGAACGGCCACCAGGAGACCCTGGAGACTGACAG GCTGGAGCGCTCCGGCCACGTCAACCCGGCTGCTGAGGACTGGGAAGAGCTGAAGGacgacagggagcagagcaagccCGTGGCCACGTCGCTCTGA
- the DOHH gene encoding deoxyhypusine hydroxylase, which translates to MVTEQEVEAIGRTLVDAAQPLPARFRALFTLRNLGGRAAVEWISRAFGDSSALLKHELAYCLGQMQDEAAIPVLIRVLEDTAQEPMVRHEAGEALGAIGNPEVLDVLKRYSQDPVVEVAETCQLAVRRLQWLQNNKEQAGSSPYRSVDPAPPAEETDVAKLREILLDESQELFERYRAMFALRNVGGQAAVLALAEGLRCGSALFRHEIGYVLGQLQDEACVPQLTAALCSRAESAMVRHECAEALGAIARPGCLRALRAFAADEERVVRESCQVALDMYEYENGAQFQYADGLCKLQASS; encoded by the exons ATGGTGACGGAGCAGGAGGTGGAGGCCATCGGCCGCACGCTGGTGGACGCGGCGCAGCCGCTGCCCGCCCGGTTCCGGGCCCTCTTCACCCTGCGCAACCTGGGCGGCCGCGCGGCCGTGGAGTGGATCAGCCGCGCCTTTGGGGACAGCTCGGCGCTGCTGAAGCATGAACTGGCCTATTGCCTGGGCCAGATGCAGGACGAGGCCGCCATCCCGGTGCTCATCCGCGTGCTGGAGGACACGGCCCAGGAGCCCATGGTCAGGCACGAGGCAG GTGAAGCCCTGGGTGCCATTGGGAACCCCGAGGTGCTGGATGTCCTGAAACGCTATTCCCAGGATCCCGTGGTCGAG gtgGCAGAGACGTGTCAGCTGGCCGTgaggaggctgcagtggctgcagaacaacaaggagcaggcaggcagcagcccGTACCGCTCTGTGGATCCTGCTCCCCCCGCAGAGGAGACGGACGTCGCCAAGCTCCGGGAGATCCTCCTGGATGAGTCCCAGGAGCTGTTTGAGCGCTACCGGGCCATGTTTGCGCTGCGGAACGTGGGGggccaggctgctgtgctggcactggcagaag GGCTGCGCTGCGGCAGCGCGCTGTTCCGCCACGAGATCGGCTacgtgctggggcagctgcaggacgAGGCGTGCGTGCCGCAGCTGACGGCGGCACTGTGCAGCCGCGCCGAGAGCGCCATGGTGCGGCACGAGTGCGCCGAGGCGCTGGGCGCCATCGCCCGGCCCGGCTGCCTGCGCGCCCTGCGCGCCTTCGCGGCCGACGAGGAGCGCGTGGTGCGCGAGAGCTGCCAGGTGGCCCTGGACATGTACGAGTACGAGAACGGCGCCCAGTTCCAGTACGCCGACGGGCTCTGCAAGCTGCAGGCCTCCTCCTGA